The following proteins are co-located in the Microcystis wesenbergii NRERC-220 genome:
- a CDS encoding helix-turn-helix domain-containing protein translates to MAAPYSDDLRQKAVSAVERGEKKSHVCRTLNISRNTLDIWLKRKKQTGTVAAKTNYRRGPKPQIDDLEAFQKLAEQYGHLTQEKMAQKWANPVSRMRIGQALKRIGFTRKKKLMATEKEMKKPEKSFSKKSEVMPRKDLSILMKLE, encoded by the coding sequence ATGGCAGCACCCTATAGTGATGATTTAAGACAGAAAGCAGTGAGTGCCGTAGAGCGAGGGGAGAAAAAAAGCCATGTCTGTCGCACCCTCAATATTAGTCGTAATACATTAGACATCTGGCTGAAACGGAAGAAACAAACTGGGACGGTGGCCGCTAAAACTAACTATCGTCGAGGGCCGAAGCCCCAAATTGACGATTTAGAAGCCTTTCAAAAGTTGGCCGAACAATATGGGCATTTGACCCAAGAAAAAATGGCGCAAAAATGGGCTAACCCAGTCAGTAGGATGAGAATTGGTCAAGCCCTCAAAAGAATTGGATTTACTAGAAAAAAAAAACTTATGGCTACAGAGAAAGAGATGAAGAAGCCCGAAAAGAGTTTCTCCAAAAAATCAGAGGTTATGCCCCGGAAAGATTTGTCTATATTGATGAAGCTGGAATAG
- a CDS encoding IS4 family transposase codes for MMTNFSKLIKELLKPLPKNDYPALDTFTFLSCWIGFALDKSIVSMRDLCSRMVLQGINVNLSTFSKASKIRETSPFEKVIVELNKRLVAKKGIENARALFPIDSTIISLTSKLLWSQGWHQVKLFSGLNSITTEVVGILIHFGQGHDSKEGGKTIEAIPVNGVGAMDRGFASNQRITELLESSDKHFVLRVKNNISLEMLENGKCKLGKDKRQIEVRVVAFCDLESQTEFRLATDLPLEGEGAVSNEEVAEIYIQRWQIELLWKFLKMHLKLDNLITKNENGIRLQIYSCIIAYLILQLIDIEEGFGKSLLDKLRYLQSFMCQHISYVHWFRRIVYSI; via the coding sequence CTGATGACGAATTTTTCAAAACTCATAAAAGAGCTTCTCAAACCACTGCCTAAAAATGACTACCCCGCTTTAGATACTTTTACATTTTTGTCCTGTTGGATTGGTTTTGCTTTAGATAAAAGCATCGTCAGTATGAGGGACTTATGCAGTAGAATGGTACTTCAAGGAATTAATGTAAATTTATCCACATTTTCTAAGGCAAGCAAAATTAGAGAAACAAGTCCATTTGAGAAAGTCATTGTCGAATTAAATAAGCGTTTAGTTGCCAAAAAAGGAATAGAGAATGCGCGAGCTTTATTTCCTATTGACTCAACAATAATTAGCTTAACCAGTAAATTACTATGGTCCCAGGGATGGCATCAAGTAAAACTATTCTCTGGTCTTAATAGTATCACAACAGAGGTGGTCGGAATACTCATCCATTTTGGTCAAGGTCATGACTCAAAAGAAGGAGGAAAAACGATAGAAGCAATTCCTGTAAATGGAGTTGGAGCAATGGATAGAGGATTTGCGTCTAATCAAAGAATCACCGAATTATTAGAGAGTAGTGACAAGCATTTTGTCTTGAGAGTGAAAAATAATATTAGCCTAGAGATGCTCGAAAATGGCAAGTGTAAACTCGGAAAAGATAAAAGACAAATAGAAGTAAGAGTAGTCGCTTTTTGCGACCTAGAAAGTCAAACAGAATTTCGGCTGGCGACAGATTTACCTCTAGAAGGAGAAGGAGCAGTTAGTAATGAAGAAGTTGCCGAAATTTACATCCAAAGATGGCAAATAGAACTGCTGTGGAAATTTTTAAAAATGCATCTAAAGTTGGATAATCTAATCACTAAAAACGAGAACGGAATCCGCCTACAGATCTATAGTTGCATTATCGCTTATCTGATTCTACAGCTAATAGATATTGAAGAAGGATTTGGGAAAAGCTTATTAGACAAACTGCGCTATTTACAGAGTTTCATGTGTCAACATATTAGCTATGTACACTGGTTCCGGAGGATTGTCTATTCAATTTAA
- a CDS encoding transposase, giving the protein MDYPYGYCHKSERFEALKLGHCSERVSVISGWWRGSTIAPMVFEGYCNTELVCEWIEQLLLPELLPGQIIIIDNASFHPKERIKKLLAKAGCEVLFLPAYSPDINKIEKFWARLKNYVSQIINDSENLVDAVSKAFRHLS; this is encoded by the coding sequence ATCGATTACCCTTATGGATATTGTCACAAATCAGAAAGATTTGAGGCTTTAAAGTTAGGTCACTGTAGCGAAAGAGTTAGTGTGATCAGCGGTTGGTGGCGTGGTTCCACTATCGCGCCAATGGTGTTTGAGGGGTACTGTAATACAGAGTTGGTGTGTGAGTGGATAGAACAATTGCTATTACCCGAACTACTACCCGGTCAAATTATCATCATTGATAACGCCAGTTTTCATCCCAAAGAGAGAATCAAAAAATTGTTAGCTAAAGCGGGATGTGAAGTGCTATTTTTACCCGCCTATTCTCCAGATATCAACAAAATTGAAAAGTTCTGGGCTAGATTGAAAAACTATGTTAGTCAGATTATCAATGATAGTGAAAACCTTGTGGATGCTGTGAGTAAAGCCTTCAGGCATCTGTCCTAA